The Blastocatellia bacterium DNA window ATATCCTCCCTGCGTATTTTTTTATAGAGGGGTCTTCTACAAGCCCACTATTAAGATCAACAGGCCTGATGCTTGTACTGTCCAGTACCAGCTTTCCATTCTGGGCGTACTGCATCATGCTTGCCCCGTTGAAGGTTGATTGTGCTGGATCGATCATGGGCAACGGTGGTGCAAAGGTATGCCCATTGGGAAATTTCAGATGAAATATCCAAGGGACTGGCCGGTCGTCTCTTGCCAGAAATTCAGCCGCCAGTAAATGTGAGCAGTACACTCCCGGTGAATATCCGTTGTCGATTATGCCCTGCACCCACGCTACGTAGTAGTCAAAGAGCTTATCCGTCGCTGGCGGGCCGCACTCAATATCCAGATACAATACGGATGATCGTGGGAAGCCAGCCTGCTGAGCCAAATCGACCGCCTCTCCGGCATCGCTTTGTCCCTGAACAGTCGTGAGGACATGTGATCCCGGACCTGGGAGTTGCTGCTGACCAACATAGATTGGGGCGAAGCCAAAACCGAGATCCTGCAAGAAGGCGCGGTTTTGCATCCAGCTAGTGTCGGAATGCGATGGCGCTGGCGCAAGATAGAAGCCCGTCCATGATACTTGCGACTGCGATTTCAAGGATCGCATGAAATCATCGCCTGGATACTCTGATCTATCGAATCCTAAGAAGAAACTCATAAGCTTTACCTTTGCAACATTGCGACAGCACGCTTCGGACAATTAGCGAGGTATACCTTGTTACACCGCGAGGCGGGTTGTGACCCACAGGAACATCCCCTCGATAACCATATCACCAGACGGTGATTAGACTAACAATAGATCGGCCACGCCTGGATCAATCTACAAGAATCGATGGTTAGCTCTCTCCGTCGCCAAAATCAGGCTATTATAT harbors:
- a CDS encoding glycoside hydrolase domain-containing protein, producing MSFFLGFDRSEYPGDDFMRSLKSQSQVSWTGFYLAPAPSHSDTSWMQNRAFLQDLGFGFAPIYVGQQQLPGPGSHVLTTVQGQSDAGEAVDLAQQAGFPRSSVLYLDIECGPPATDKLFDYYVAWVQGIIDNGYSPGVYCSHLLAAEFLARDDRPVPWIFHLKFPNGHTFAPPLPMIDPAQSTFNGASMMQYAQNGKLVLDSTSIRPVDLNSGLVEDPSIKKYAGRI